The segment cctgccaacagtgtggaaagagtttcgctcaaaAAGGAACCCTTGTAGTCCATtcgagaactcacactggagaaaagccttataCTTGCTCTCAATGTGGACAGAGTTTTACACATACAAGCAACCTTAACtgccacatgagaactcacactggagagagacgaTTTTTCtgtaaacagtgtggaaaaagtttcactcaaaaaggaaaccttgatgTCCACATAAGGAGTCACacaggagaaaagccttacacttGCTCTCAATGTGGacagagttttacacagaaaaacaaCCTTAATtgccacatgaggattcacagtGGGGAGAACttgttcacctgccaacagtgtggaaagaatttCATTCAAAAacgaaaccttaaagtccacatgaggattcacaccggaGAAACACATTTTATCTGTAATCAGTGTGGAAAAGGTTTtactcaaaaaggaaaccttgaagtccacatgagaattcacactggagaaaagccttataTTTGCTCACAGTGTGGGCAAGGTTTTGCACATAAAAGCAACCTTAAATGCCATATGAGAACTCACAGTGGAGAGAGCTAGttcagctgccaacagtgtggaaacaatTTCATTCACAAACAAAACCTTAACatccacatgaggattcacacttgAGAAAGACATTTTATCTGTAAACAGTTTCACTCCAAAAGGAAACTTCAAAATTCACAAGATTTCACACTGATGAGAAGCCTTACACAGTGTCTACAGCGGATGTGACAATACCTAAAGACTGCCTTAATTAGCACACAAGAACTCAATCAGGAGAGAACTGTTGTCAACTATGTGAAGAGTTTTAGTAATCAATGTAGCATCaaaattcacatgagagttcacagtgAAGAGAATTGATTCATATATGCATATCTTAGTTAACGTTCACACCGTTGCTGAATGTGAGCCAAATCTGATTGTCCACCTTCATGACCCTTTCTTTTATTTGCATCATTCGTCTTTTTTATACATTATCTTGAGGCTTCATCTGACCATCTCCTTTGCTTAGAAGCATTTATATTTACAATTAGTCATTTAGtggacacttttatccaaagcaacttaaaaaaaatgacaacagaatCAATCAAGCCAACAAAAAAGCAATAGCTTGTAAGTGCtgttacactcaaaaaaatgaactTTCACTCTGGTTAATTTCATTACACCCACCCTTGTACACACTACATAAAAAATTAAAGTAACTAGTTAACTATTAAAGTTAACACAAGTTAACTATATGTTATTTCTACAAAAATGTTGTATTGTAGGCTTTACTTAATAAGGGTTTGATACGATAACTTAACATTGTAGAGTAAAACGCAAAACCCCATGAAATTTGACCTTTGCGGATACCATATTCTCACTTGGAGGCGGAACTACGGAACAGAACGGAAGATAGATGAAAGCGCGAAGCTTGAGAAGGTGATCAATTCTTTTGTCTAATGCATCTTTTGCGTTGTACAATTTCTTACCTTGAGCTTGATGTCTGCTTGATTAAAAACAACCACTCAACAATATCTTTTATTCAGGTATAGTGTGTGTCAGAAGTGCTTCAGTGACAGAGTTATGACAGTAACGTAACATCGTAACTTGAACGTGGCAAACTTTATGGTATGGTAAAACAAAGACTGAGTACCATAACTTAATTAGAGCGAAGCCAAAGAGCGCTAACAGGTGTTACAGTGTTCTAACTTAGTTTCTCTAGGGCTTTTGGAAGTTACTGTTAAGACAAcgcattattttctaaaaaaaaaacaaaaaaacaatgaaactgaCTCAAGATACTTATCCACATGATTAAGGAGGTGTTGAATATTCTAAAAATATCAATAACTAATTTTCGACCGAAAttgaagttaaagggatagttcacccaaaaatgataatttgatgtttatctgcttacccccagggcatccaatatgtaggtgactttgtttcctcagcagaacacaaatgaagatttttaacaaaaaccggtgcagtctgccagtcaaataatggcagtcaatggttacctaATCTTaagaggaaagaaaaacatacacagacaaatccaaattacaccctgcggctcgtgatgatacattgatgtcctaagacacgaaacgatcagtttttgtgagaaactgaacagtatttatataattttttacctttgatacacagccacgtccatctctcctgagcacgagcttagctttcggctcgttacatgtgaacgcgctctaaTGTAGTATACGCAAAAGGCGGAAGTGATCCGTCgagtgtatacgacactcattgtttacacagtgcacacagactgtgggtatagcggctattcaaaatggtaattacttgcgcttatgctgattgttcaaactgatgATGATAAGcctttatttgtcacatacactGTTACATGCAGTGAAATTGGACCCCCTTGACCATACACAGACATCACAATTTCGGGGGGAGACAGGTCAATCGAGAGGTAGCATaggaaaaagaaaacaagatacaTTAGGAAAAGGAGGAGGCGTGAAAAAAAGCCCCTCCCATACTGTCCTTCAAGTAGGGCAGTGTGAgatcaggggaaaaaaaaaagcccCAGCACAAGCACATAAACAACACATAACATTACATTGCAACAGGGGAGGGGGACAGGGGGTGTGGAAATAATCCAATGTAGGCAACAGCCATCCAGTCCTGCAGCTTGAGAGCGCTGGTCACAGACCCGCCTACCCACATCAGGGGGTAAAAGCACACGAAGGCGTGGGATCTGGGGGAGGCAATGATTGTCTATCTGTAACTATGTACGTATGTATGCGTGcggagtctgtgtgtgtgtgtaagcctGTGAAGTCTGGAACCCAGTCTTCAGCAGGTGTCCTTGGGACGGGAGTAAGGGAATCAGAGCGTCTCGTTATCTTGTTCTCCGGGGGAGGTTGTTTGTCTCCAGCAACGGCCTTGGCCAAGGCCGTCTGGAAGAAGCTGGGGGAAGCCGAAAGAAAGGATCTGTTTTCCAAATTTCGGTCAATATCTGCCAATTTCGCAGGTATCTAGTGTCCATCACTGGTCACCGGGTTTGTCCAGAATTTGTTGCACAGCTGCAAGTTTCTCCCTGATGTTTCCCAATTCACGGTCTATAACCACAGTCTGAGTACTAACAGCTCTGCCCACCGTTTCAATCAAGCCGGCCAGCTTAGGGGGGTTTTGAGCCACGCTGATCGCTTTCATCAATCGTCGATACAACAGGGCCCCACCTAAGCCCATCAGCAGAAACCCTGTTATCAAAGTTCCGAATAAATAGATATCTTCAATATCCTCCAGGGACAGAGCAGCCAGGCACATGACACGCCACTTCTCCCACCCGTCCATCACGTATCCAGCTGCAAACGTTCCTGCAGGACAGTTGGGTTCCCCcgaaactgatttaaagctaaaagattacgtttgcttgcgtaaactcatctgggacttttaaccgatttccccttatggcgtttgcgtatactacgccagagtgcaTATACACGGGTAACAAACTGGATgcaaagctcgtgctcatgacagatggacgtggctgtgtatcaaaggtaaaaaaattatataaatactgttcagtttctcactaaaaccgatcgtttcgtgtcttaggacatcagtgtatcgtcacgagttgcagggtgtaatttggatttgtctgtgcatgtttttgtttacttttaaaggtttggtgcccatccacctctattatttggctgacagactgcactggtttttgttaaaaatcttcgtttgtgttctgctgaggaaacaaagtcatctacatcttggatgccctgggggtaagcaaataaacatcaaattatcatttttgggtgaactatccctttaagttcttTTGCCTTTGCACGGCAGTGTAGCTTCCTAGTAAcccccagcataaaccagcaagggaccagcataaaccagctaaatccagcatcccagcaccaaaacataccataccagggtatgttttggtgctgggatgctggatttagctggtttatgctggtcccttgctggtttatgctggtccttgaccagcaacatgaccagcattaaccagcaaaggaccatttttgggtgaactatccctttaaggtcttTTGCCTTTGCACGGCAGTGTAGCTTCCTAGTAACCCCCCTGGTatggtatgttttggtgctgggatgctggatttagctggtttatgctggtcccttgctggtttatgctggtccttgaccagcagcatgaccagcattaaccagcaaaggaccagcattaccgagcaaaggaccagcattacagagaaaaagaccagcattaaccagcattccagcaccaaaacatacctaaccagcatatgctgttttttttttccagcaaagccttcagaccttgattagcttgttcaggtgtgtttgattagagttgaAGCAAAAAGTCTGCAGGGCTGCGGCTGTCCAGGACCGATGTTCACCACCCATTTTTTTTAACTCAACATTTTACTGGGTCAAAGAAATGTAGGTGTTCGCatcaaaataaatatacatagaaagcacattaaatgcaagtaaagtgtcTATTTTAATGTTTCAAAAATGTGACTTACACGTTTCAAAAACTATGTAAATAGAATGAGTTGTaggaaaataaaaatgttaaaatgtggaTGAAATGGTTTCATTGTCATTCACTGTAACAATTATTCTTATTTTGACCtgtacttaaataaataaaagaagaagTGATCATActaaattgtattgtattttaatgattaaaaacTTATAGctgataaatagaaaaaaaactaggATAATGGCTGGGAtaaagttttaaaatgaaaaattacatttagtATTTGCGGTAAAAGTAATTAGTTTCTTAATGTGTCATCAAATTATTCTTCTAAACATGCCTGACaagatatataaataaaataaattatttaactgtaaaatatttaaatataaaatcatttatttattttatttattcacattctattgtattaaaaacaacaacaatttaaaggtGTATCACACTTATTTTGATGCTTGAAAACCAATCCCTTTTGTCTTTGACCCTTATTTACCTCTATGCACTGTAAGGTCTGCACAGCAGTCATTAACAaaattatctgtttttgcaaaagaATTCCAATTTTCAATGTCAACTCACATGCCATGCCAGTAAAATCGGGCACAGATTGCAGCATGTGTTTTACCAATTCTTGTGTGCCTACCAATCGGAGAGGAACAAAATTCTTCAAAGAGCATCCTGGCTTCCTCTTTTGTTTTGATCACTTCTACTTCCATAAAAATGTCTCCATCTACATTAAAGTGAAACATTACTATGACAGAAGTCGACTAAAAGGACATTTGCCATTGTTGGAAGAAAGACAAACATGGTAacaaatgaattaaataatatgatataaatacaatatacatAAATACCCTTTAGGTTAAATTTGAGTGCATATCTATGAAGATTCTGCCTTTTGAACTTACCATACCCTAATGGGTATGATCCCACTAACAGGAGATTATACAATGATTCTCATTTATCTTTCatacctgcaaaaaaaaaaaaaaaaaaaaaaggaccaaTAAACAGAGAACTATAAAGAAAATTGTTACAGTGAGACATGAGATCATCGGATCCATTCGCAAGCTTAATTGGTATTTAGCACAGACGTGGTCAAAACAGGCTAAGGGTCGGGCAACAGTAAACAGATACTACGGGGGGCAAACCACGAGTAATCCTAGACAGGTAGACacaagttcccttccggagggaactctacgctgcgtcctggtggacactatgggaactgccttcagcatgaccggttctgaagctgttatcgaacaacgacaatgaactttgacattggccggcgccagcctatgacatcatcacagggtgcctaccagtataaaggggcgcttgtgaatacatcaagcATCTTTTTGTCCTTCAGAGTCCTTGTTCTaagcgagtgagtacagcgatgcctagagaaaaactgttcaggaagtgtgcggatccgtgtcagagaaatctgacacttgatgacgcacacgacctatGTGTGTTTTGcttgggtgaagagcacgcgcgctctgtccTTGAGGGGACAGAGTGCCCTCATTATGATAGTTTCTCTATGAAGAAACTACGTTCTCGTTTGTCCCTTTtttcgagggaattgggacatccatctgccccacgcggtTCTGGCCCCACGgcagctgaggctgcccggcTGCTGAGATCGTGGGGATCGCAGATGGAGCTGGCCGACGAGTTTGATAGAGGTGTGAATCTCTCACGCCCGTCAGCCGGAAACGAGGACGAGCTGCTGGCGGATTATGTGCTGTCTCTTGCATCGTCTGATCCAGCGACGAGTGCTCTTCTGGCTTCAAGCCAGGACGAGCAGGATGTGGCTCGTATGGATGAGGATGACTGTGAGTCTgtacagcctgcctgccccgcgtatggtGAGTTGATGTCGGTTATGGACCGCGCTGCGTCCCGCCTAGATCTGCAGTGGAAGCGCgtgagggaagaggccgctctcagTAGACTAGATGAGCGGTTTCTTCCGGGCCATAACAAGCCAACTCAAGTGAGCCTCCCATTTCTTCCCGATCTCCATAATGAGATCGAGAAGACATGGGACAAACCCTTTTCTGCCCGTATTCACAGATATCAGCATGTGAATTATGCTGATATCGAGGGAATGTGTGTGCATGGTTATGCGTCGATGCCTCCCATTGAGCAGacgcgaactatctctcagcggAGGAACATCGACGCTGAAGGCTCCAACCCTGCCGTCCAAGCCGCTAAAGGAAACATCGGCCTGCGGGCCAGAGAAAGGGCCAGACGGCTAGCGTGGCCACTCGAGGCCCTCCTCCTGGGAGGAGTCGGTCTCAGAGCAGACGTGATGTGCGTAGCAGGAGAGGGGATCTAAGGGAAACGATCCAGCGCAGGCGTAGTGGCAGGCCTGGTTTGGGTACGTAGGGTCCCCTGTCCTGTTTTCCCTCACGCTGTTCGGCCGCCTGCCTCCTTTTCCCCTCGCAAGACTCTGGGGCCGGGCCAATCATGAGACCAAGATCAATCTGATGGCCCGGTACATGAATCAAGACATTGAgaaatgtatatgtgtatgtatgtactgtctgtctgtcagctccgcttgggtgagactttacAGTATCGAGCTCCACGGTAGCTCTACTGTCCCTAAgtttgagtgtagccaggtctcccctcgtgtGTAAGAGTGtgctgagacctccactcgtggTAACTCCTGTTGGGGTTTAAcgttgttaggcttcctctccTTCCTAGAGAGTCATCCTTTGAAGCCTCCGCTATTGTGAGCTCGGCTTAGGAAGCCTCCGCTATTGTGAGCTCGGCTTAGACATTATTATACATGCCTATACATGTTTATAATTTTACTGGGTACGGTAGACTCCCCATTCCGCAGTAAGAGTCGTGCAGAGACTCCGCTCTTTACCTGAGTGTAATCTGGGATGTTGGGTCGAGATCTCCACCCTCTTTCAATGAAGCAAACATCCCGGGTCTGAGTGCTCGAGGCTGCCACTCGTTCGAGCTAGTGCACTGAAGCCTTCGCTCCCCAGGGCTCtgcttctaaaataaaataaaggcaagGAAGTTTAGAAAAACCCCCTGTAATAAAAATAGCTTCAGTAGCTTGTAGGCTCCCTCCTGAGCCTCGCTACCTACACTAAGCGTGTGCTGATATAAGGgctgagtgtagccaggtctcccctcactctAGTGAGTCGTGTTGctagacctccactcctaagacttcctgccacggtgagcgatGACAGAGGTGTTGCAGGTTTCCTCTCCTATGAGATTCTTTCTGTAGAAGCCTCCACCCTTAAGTGCTGCTGATAGATCTCGCTCTCATAGCCTTTCTATGGCCTAGACTGAGAGCTGCTAGATGCGGTTTTCTCTGTGAGAACCCTTCTAGCTGCAGCCGCCGCTCCCCttaaagctccgcttccagtacatTCTCACAGTATATAGCCGTAGGCCCCGTTGGGCCTCGCTAACTACTTTGGTATTGCGCTGAGTACCCCTCTGCCAAAGTAGACTTCTTCTGTGAGCTCATGTACCGTGGAGCGCGGAGTATAGCAGGTCTAAAAAGTATTATTGAGACCTTCACTCCCCAGAGCCAGTGGATTGAACCTTGCAGGCTTCCTCTCGCAAAGAGTTACTtctgaagcctccgttctccagaagctccgcttctagtacgtttaagcgtgagtgtagcctaGGTCTCCTCTCATCCAAGGGTTATtgttgagacctccactcctaagagttAGTGGATCGAGCATGGTCAGGCTTCCACTCATTTCGAGAAGGTTCGTATCAAGCCTCCGCTCTCCAGAgactccgcttccagtacttcaggcgtgagtgtagtcaggtctcccctcgaTAGAGAATCATTTTGGTAGACCTCCACTTTTTAGAGCTTTCCCAGATGGATCGAGCATCGCTAGGCTCCCTCGCTTGTAGGTCTCTCCAGACAGGCCGTTTGTGAGTAATCTGCTACCAAGGGAATCCTTCGTATCTCCCTTTTTCGAGTTGGTCTAAAAAACCTTTAAGTTTCCAACTCCATTTCTGTAGCACGGTGTATCAGGTCTCCTCTCTGTGAGAGTTGGCTTAAGACCTTCACCCTTAAAACTCACTTTCCAGGCCCATCCTCACAGTGACGACAGCTGACCCCTTtttgcctcgctgactatttttgggGGAGTGCTAACAACCACTCACCAAAACCTAGTGTTGCAGGCTTCTCTCCTTGAGAAACTcaatctcggagcctccacttATATAGCTCTGCTTTAAGCATCTGAGCTGTCCTGTGAGTCCTGTCATTTAtctgagcgttgagtgtagtcaggtctccccttaAGTAGGGTCAGtattgagacctccactctaagAGTTTCCTAAGGATTGAGCGTCGTAGGCTTCCTCTCGCTCTAGAGAGTCGTTCAGCTAAAGCCTCACCTCTCCTGACTCCGCTCCCAGGCCATGCTACCGCCTAGAGATTGAATTTAGGTGCAAAATCCCatgctatgctctgggcacctcctcaaacccacaatagtggtgagtactcacgcaagtctttgagcactccttaaaatccacgCGAGTGGTAAGTGTACAACTTAGGCACTTCTCTAAAATCCACGTTTGTGGTAAAGGTCCCCCCAGATGTGTTGGGTCCTTgtctgaaatcctatacggtgtgGGTTATGCGGTAATCCTTTCGTACCCATCCTTGAGTTGGTTTTTAAAAAAACCATTCTGTTTTTCCAACTCCCCAACCAggtagcactgctagcaggatcgagtgtagTAGGCTCCCGcttgcctccactctccagagacTCCACTTGGGTAGTTTCGTTGGCTAGGCTATTGAGCCTCACTGattacctccagtgttgagtgtagctaggtcaagagacctccactctgagagtcatcctctgctaagcacagagtgtcgccaggctccctctcATTCGAGAGTTGACTAAAAGCCTCCATTTTCCAGACTCTACTCAGGGAGTTCCGTCAggtaggctattcagcctcacgggacacctccagtgttgagtgtagttaggtcacgAGACCTCCACTCTGAGAGTCATCCTTTGCTAAGCACAGAGCgctgtcaggcttcctctctctAGAGAGCCtttctgaagcctccgctcttcagaattCCGTTCGAATGAAGTCTTAAGTACTAAGCTTCATTCCTCGTGGGTGTAGTCAGGTCCTCCCTCGCTAGGGGGCCTCCACTCCTGAGAGTTCCGTGCTAGCATAGCCGAGCTAGCTATGACTAGGCCGTAAGCGGGGATGATGCTCCTTCGTGGCTCCTTCCAGTCAGCTGGTCAATCatccctcagcatggcggcgttggtattgacgttcccatagtgtccaccaggacgcagcgtagagttccctccggaagggaacgtctaggttacgtatgtaaccctggttccctgaggacagggaacgagacgctgcgtctcgtagccatgcttcggccCCACTTACGtcccatcagacaaaaagatggttgatgtattcacaagcgcccctttatactggTAGGTGCCCTGTGATgacgtcataggctggcgccggccaatgtcaaagCTCATTGTCGTTGTTCGATAacagcttcagaaccggtcatgctgaaggcagttcacATAGTGTCCACCAcaacgcagtgtctcgttccctgtcctcagggaaccagggttacatacgtaacctagacgttttacTGCAGTAGTTTACTGTATAAGAAAGTGTATTGAAGTTTAGAAGAAATACATTTCAAGTGCATAAACACACAGTGTATAATATAgactaaatatatttaaaataaccaatTATTTAGCTCTTCATTTCTCTTCCCTGATAAAGACCAAATCCTTGTGGACAGCACCCCGTCATACAGCGCCGTTGCGCTCAGAGAATCCTGACTTGAGAACCTTTCCCGATCCTGCCCCTtgtctctctctcccacttcacttcctgtcatttctgatctgtcctcacaataaaagctaaaatatatcttttaaaaaagaaaccTCAAGGTATCTGACTTCTTTTTTCATAGGTCATCACACTGCGGAACAAATATGAGAAGCTTGAGACTGTGTTTTCAGATAGGCTTTCACAATCTGATTCAGCTGTTGACGGATGGCCCAAAAGTAAATTGGAAGCTCTTCTCCATGGCCCAGCAAAACAAAGAACAACAAACAGGCAAGAAAATGCTTTATGTTGGAAGCTGTGGTTTGCATATACTAAACAATTCCTTCAGAACAGGGTGTGGATCCACAGACTGGCACCTGGGAAATGCTCTTTCAAACCTTAAATGGCTATTCAAGGATGAACCAGCACTTAGAGAGGACTATACAGCAGTCACTGGTTCCACATCATTCCCTCTTGACTTCTGTAGTCATTAATGGCTGGAAAATGTAGAGGTGGCTGAGCATGCCCTACATTTGCCTTCTctgaaaatgtacatcaaatcCGCCAAAGCAAAAACTGTTACAGAACCACCTTCTAAATCTTTCAAGACTGCTCAGATGATTGTTCAAGATGACCTTAGCAAAGCTCAACTTCTTTCGAATGGTGGCTCTGGAATTCACactatttttgaagttatacTAGACAGAGAAACCCATTTTGTCATTTATAAGTGGGGATCTCACCAACATGCTTAGAAGTTTATCAAGTTTATCAAGCCTAGTGTCATGAAGAATACAACAACTCCATTAAAGCTTCTACAAGTTGACTATGCTGACCCAGTCAACCACATGCACTGTAAAATCTAATTAGTTgggcttacttaaaaaaaagcatgcaaaccgattgccttaaaaaaactaggtaaagtgaaatagaaataatatgttgtactgacaaatgcTTAGTTTGTATAGTTTACTTACATGAGAATTCTAACAACTAAAAAACTGTAGAGGCTACTTGATCCTTTACTTAAGGTTTACTCTTGACTCAGTatagctactcactgactcccagagggcattgcagcatgcataaattatgcaattggttTGTTTTACTGCTGCTGTTtttatttgctcattttattttttgtgtcagt is part of the Garra rufa chromosome 1, GarRuf1.0, whole genome shotgun sequence genome and harbors:
- the LOC141338500 gene encoding uncharacterized protein, which encodes MALVKEESEDVKIEDIRIAEVFSLKQEDADLIEESQELKDMEEKEQNEKDNLKIREKKIKSNRIFTCHHCGKSFSRKRYLKVHINVHTGEKPYTCQQCGKSFAQKGTLVVHSRTHTGEKPYTCSQCGQSFTHTSNLNCHMRTHTGERRFFCKQCGKSFTQKGNLDVHIRSHTGEKPYTCSQCGQSFTQKNNLNCHMRIHSGENLFTCQQCGKNFIQKRNLKVHMRIHTGETHFICNQCGKGFTQKGNLEVHMRIHTGEKPYICSQCGQGFAHKSNLKCHMRTHSGES